Part of the Desulfovibrio litoralis DSM 11393 genome is shown below.
AATCTCAAGCAGTATGTGGATATGGTCAGGGCAACACTCTGCCTCTACTATTTTTAACCCCTTCCATTCACACAACTTGCGTAATATCTCGCCTATCGCACGCTTCTTTTCTCCATAAAATACTTGCCTGCGATATTTTGGAGCAAAAACTATATGATATTTGCAGTTCCACTTTGTATGAGATAAACTCTTTGTGTCACTCATTGTGACCTCCTTTTGATTTGTTCGACATGCAGTTGCCAGACCGCAAGTCAGTTATAACAAATCAAAAGGAGTTTTATAACAGAAGCAAAGCTAAAAGCTTTTTAGAACCCCCAGCCTAGCTGGGGGTATTCTTTATACAAAAAAAAACGCTCCTGCTCACGCATGCGTTCTTCTTGTTGCAACTGAATCTGCTCTTGTTGCCTACGAATACGGTTCATATCTTCCGCAGGATTGGCTGCAAAAGCATAGCCGGTAAAGAAAGTTGTTAGCTGTAAAAAAAATAAAATAGATATTATACTACGCATTATTCCTCACTTAAGAATTTTTTACAATATCAGCTAACTTTATTACAAGCATTTATCTGTCTTTGTTAATCGGAATAGAATGTATAATTTCATTAAATAATCATTCTCCTGTAAAAAATAGACCTAGATAACTTTAGAGTGGCTTTTTGCCTTAAAGATTTAAGCAATAGTTTGTATAAATCTTTTTCTTCTTTAAGTTAAACCTATAATCAGTTTTTTTATCAAATACAAGAGGAATTTTTTATTTGTTGATCTAATGTTTTTGTCTGCATCGTTATTAATTATGTTGATGAACTAAGCATTAAAATATAAAAAATAAAAGCATAAGCATAGATATACAATCCCACGGTAGGATGTATATCTATGCTTTAATTAATTCAAAGTTATTTTTTGGCTGGTTGTTGGTGATAGATAACGCTGATTACTATAGCATCATCCCAGTTCTCTTTTTTACCTTTTTTTATGGTAACTTCGCATGTACCCTTAGGTAAACGTTTATCACCACAAATAGCCATAACTTTAGCTAGTTCTTTTTCATCAGCTTTATTACCGAAATAAAATGTAAATCCTACTTCACTATAATCTGGATCAATTAATTCGATTCCATTTTTAAATGGCATAATGTCTCCAACTACAGTTCTATAAGGAGTATCTGTCATTGGATTGACTTCAGGTTCATTGACTTGTACGGCGTTTGCAATATTCGCAATGAACACTATGGTAGCTATAAAAACAAATTGTAATATTGTTTTCATACTAAAACTCCTTAATCATTAAATGTTGTCTGATCAATTGATCAATTTTATTATATATATTTACAAACAGACGAACTACATTTCTTAAGGAACCTAACATTATTTAGGATCTAAGGAAGTTTTCGATAATAGTTGCGAGTTTTTCATCAGCTTCTTTAATATAAGAAGTCATTTCGTCGTTGATACAGGAGGAAATACCTGTACAATACAGATACAACATACTGTTTTCATTACTGTATTGACATCTGCTTTCATCTTTTTTAATTGCTGACCTAATGTCAAAAACTGCATTTTTTTGCAATAAATGTTCTCTTATATTACCAGCTACAATGAAAGAAAGTTTATCAAGATTATCACAAATGCGATTCAAAAAACGTCTTTTCTCAAGAATAACACAAGCAACCTGCTTTTCTATATCACTTTGTAAAGATAATTTTTGCAAGGAATTAAGTGTCTTATCGTTGGAAATTTTGAACAGGTAAAATGGAACAAGAATGTCTTGTACTATTAATTTAGCATACAAAGCAGCTAAAATGTCTTTATCAGAATGGTTTGCAAAAAATTCATGGATCAAACATGCACCTCTGAAAAGAAACCCTATGAGTATTTCGTGAATGATACAATCGCTCATAGCAATGTAGGTACAAACTTTATTTTTTTCTAGCTTGTCTGATATTCTTTTTGAAAGTATAAACGCCAGCCTAAGGAGTGAATATGCTGCTGTATCAAAACCTTTTCTAAGCTCATTTTCCATTTTAGCATCTCTCGCCCATGCGTCATTATTTTGCTGGACAGAAATAGCAAAAATTTGGTCTATGAAAACGTCAAGGGAGTTGCTTATATAATCAAGCTTACTTCTTTTCGGGAGGATATTCATAAGACACTTGAAATAATATTCGTGCCTACTTCCAAGTTCCTTAACAAGTGCTTTTTCAGTGCGTTCTTCTTCTGTCAGACTTAACTCGGCAATGTCGCTAATCATATTACCTAAGGCTATGAGATATTCTTTAGCAAAATAAGCAGCATGAAATACTTGCTTTTTATTTATATACAGAGACTTGTCTTTTGCAAAGACAGAATCAATATCCTTCATTTTAAAAACCACAGGATCTGTGAGAAGCTCATGAAAAAATACAGAATCTCGAGTCAAAACCATGCCTTCTTTCGCACCGCCCATGAGAGTATCGTCCAATAAAATAAGAACATCATTTGAAGATATCCTTGTCGCATACGTTTTGGTGGCGTTGAGTAATTTTTCTTTCGGAATGTTAGGAAAGAAAAATAACTTTTCATTGCCAAAGCTATATTTATTGAAAATTTCTTTAATATCTGCATCAATTTGTGGAGGACTAACTATCAACAGTTCATTATTTGTAGGTTCATTTGCCTGACGTGCTGTGTCTTGATCGGATTCTGTAGCTGTAGTTGGTTGTTCTTCTATTAAAAATTGCTCTGTTACACTTTCACCACGCAGAACACGTATCAATTCAAAAAGAAAAGAACAGAAAGCTTCAGAATACATTTTATCAAGCAGAGTACAAGAGATAAACTTTTGATTGTTGATATAAATATCACTTTTCTGAGAATATATATTTTGTATATCTGATATAGAAATTTTAGCTGGATCTGTGAGTAGTTCATGACAAAAGAGTTTATCTTTACTCAAAAGCACTCCCTCTCTTGATCCTCCCCAAACAGTATCATCAAGCAAAAGCACTACTTCTTCAGATGAAAGCCCAGGAGCATATGTAGAAATAGCGTTGAACAATTTTTTTTCCGGAATATTTGGAGCACAAAATACCTTTGTATCTCCTAAATTATATTTTACAATAATGCTCTTCAAAATGTCTTCCATAATTTCTCCAAGAATATCCGCCTGTTGAATATACTTCTTTGATTTGCACCAATAATAGCTGAAATAAAATACGCTTTAAACCTACATTTTTCTTCTTACCAACTTGACTTGGTTCACCATAACTTTCAACGTAACCCCCCTATTGAATACCATCATTGAAATTCTTATTTTTTAAGAGGTGTTTGAGGTCGTTTATAGCCTATGAGCTGTGCCAATTCATCAAAATCTGCAATTCGTTTCTCACAGTCCTGCATTCCTTTTGATTGCAGGGCTTTATCACTAGAAATGAGAGCATCCTTAAAAATATAGAAGAATTCTGTGATGTACTCAACTCCATACCTCATTTTTATCCATTCAATATAGCTGGTTCCTATTTTATTTCCCTCTTCAGGTGAAAACAACCCCATATTATCCAGACAAATCACTGCACTACTAATTATTTCAGCATCATACTGTATATCAGTGGTTACATTTTGAGGACCAATATTTTCTAGTGCAGTCACAGTTTTGTTAGGCTTCGGGATAGGTATTTTTTCTGGAAACCCAGGGTTAGAAGCAATCACCTCTCTTACCAATGAACTCGGTACATAGTCATCTTTGTGGCGAAATACTCCCTCATTAATACCTCGATATCCACTTTCACAAAATTCAAAAGTCAATAAACTTTGATCTGTAGTCATATAACGATAACAGGACATTGCCCCATTATTTGGTTGGTCTAATTTGAGAGAAGCTTCTATTCCTCTTTTCTCAACGCTAATGTTTCCTGTTAGGGCATAAGGTTTAGGCAAGCGATCCTGCCGTCTTTTAATAGTTAAATCCGGATCTGGGTCTAACACACTTACCGCACCTAGATTAATCATCATATCTGTATCAGATGGCTTATTATTAAATTCATATTCCACTAGGTCATATACCACATGTTCCCCTGTGAAAGATTTAATATCCAACATCCTCAAGAGACTAGTCTGCTCATTGTTTTGCTGGATTGAATAATATTTACCTATAATTGTATTGGTTGATTTTGCCAGAAAATCACTAGCAGCAACAAAATATGTTTGTTCTTTCGAATCTTGTTCTGAGCAAGACACAAGACACATTAACAAGAAAAACAGTGCTAATATTTTAAAAATACGCACGCAATACTCCTAGCATTACTGTATGTATAAAGTTTTAAATGGAGCAGTTATTGGTTCATTGTTATATAATTGCTGTAACGTTTTCTGAAATAGGTAATCATCCATATTATTAGTAAACTCCTTTCCTTTCAAAATAAGCAGTATCTGACTGCCTGGGAATGGAGTAATATACCTTACCTGGGTTGTTCTAGTTTTTGCAAATTTAAGTATTACACCAGCTTTTACATTACTCGGGCTTGTTTTTATAATTGGTGCGTATTCTTTTTTTTCCAAATCAAGCACAATTGTAACATACAAATATTCAGACATATCTGTATTTTCATAACGAA
Proteins encoded:
- the tnpA gene encoding IS200/IS605 family transposase yields the protein MSDTKSLSHTKWNCKYHIVFAPKYRRQVFYGEKKRAIGEILRKLCEWKGLKIVEAECCPDHIHILLEI